From Chloracidobacterium sp. N, the proteins below share one genomic window:
- the hpf gene encoding ribosome hibernation-promoting factor, HPF/YfiA family: MKLDFTVRHFTLTPAIKKFAREQTKKVAKLLDDRDHIRLHLTMAIEKHRNLAELVLTMGEQVLTGKATTDDMYQSITQATEKLARQVNKLKEKVETKRKTRASVKEVTAAAEAARSEAEVTADEAAPEATKKPRIIPTRRYAIKPMTPDDAAASLSPKDQFVVFRNMVTDRVGVLYRRPDGNFGLIEP, from the coding sequence ATGAAACTTGACTTTACTGTACGGCACTTCACCCTGACGCCTGCCATCAAGAAGTTTGCCCGCGAGCAAACCAAGAAAGTTGCCAAACTGCTCGATGACCGGGACCATATCCGCCTGCATCTCACGATGGCCATCGAGAAACACCGTAACCTGGCGGAACTCGTGCTGACCATGGGCGAGCAGGTCCTGACTGGCAAGGCCACGACCGACGACATGTACCAATCCATCACCCAGGCGACGGAAAAGCTGGCCCGCCAGGTCAACAAGCTCAAGGAAAAGGTCGAGACCAAACGGAAGACCCGTGCCAGCGTCAAGGAAGTCACGGCAGCCGCTGAAGCGGCCCGTTCGGAAGCCGAGGTCACGGCAGACGAAGCTGCGCCAGAGGCCACGAAAAAACCACGCATCATTCCGACGCGCCGCTATGCCATCAAACCCATGACGCCGGATGACGCAGCGGCCAGTCTGTCGCCGAAGGACCAGTTCGTTGTTTTCCGCAACATGGTCACCGATCGCGTTGGTGTGCTCTACCGTCGCCCGGATGGCAATTTCGGCCTCATTGAACCGTAA
- a CDS encoding serine hydrolase, producing the protein MVCFSLWSVTGGLWGGLPVSALAQSGAATAGAETPAEERPARQTAAMMRRLQRRLAAFKGKVFCFAKNLDTGETFGYNPDARVRTASTIKVPIMVEVFAQVAEGRLRWDDKLTVVRRHEYEDGGVLFELTPGTQITVRDAVRLMIVVSDNIATNILLDRITTDAVNDRLAKMGFEHIRSLRKIAGGGESTFRESNLEENKKYGIGVATPREMVRLLEGLERGTMVSPEASREMLAIMKRQQYREGIGRRLRGVEVANKPGALDHLRSDIGIVYTKHGRIAMAITVEDIPVVDYCSEAEGHLLIADIVDLLLEGLAAPASPAERRAERKPPSR; encoded by the coding sequence TTGGTCTGTTTCAGCCTGTGGAGTGTAACCGGCGGGCTGTGGGGCGGACTGCCGGTATCGGCGCTGGCGCAGTCCGGTGCGGCCACAGCCGGGGCGGAAACGCCGGCGGAGGAGCGTCCGGCACGCCAGACGGCTGCCATGATGCGCCGCCTGCAGCGTCGGCTGGCGGCTTTCAAAGGCAAGGTCTTCTGCTTCGCCAAAAATCTCGATACCGGTGAAACCTTCGGTTACAACCCGGATGCCAGGGTGCGGACGGCAAGCACCATCAAGGTGCCCATCATGGTGGAAGTCTTCGCCCAGGTGGCCGAAGGCAGGCTGCGTTGGGATGACAAGCTGACCGTCGTCCGGCGGCATGAGTATGAAGACGGCGGCGTGCTGTTTGAGCTGACGCCGGGCACCCAGATCACCGTCCGTGATGCCGTGCGGCTGATGATTGTCGTCAGTGACAACATCGCCACCAACATCCTGCTTGACCGGATCACCACGGATGCGGTCAATGACCGCCTGGCAAAGATGGGTTTCGAGCACATCCGTTCCCTGCGCAAGATCGCCGGTGGCGGTGAAAGCACCTTCCGCGAGAGCAACCTCGAAGAAAACAAAAAGTACGGCATCGGCGTCGCGACCCCGCGCGAGATGGTCCGGCTGCTGGAAGGTCTGGAGCGCGGGACGATGGTCAGCCCGGAGGCGTCACGGGAAATGCTGGCCATTATGAAACGCCAGCAGTATCGGGAGGGCATCGGCCGGCGCCTGCGTGGTGTTGAAGTTGCCAACAAGCCGGGCGCGCTGGACCATCTGCGCAGCGACATCGGCATCGTCTATACGAAACACGGACGCATTGCCATGGCCATTACGGTTGAGGACATCCCGGTCGTGGACTATTGCAGCGAAGCCGAAGGCCACCTGCTCATTGCCGACATCGTTGACCTGCTGCTGGAAGGTCTGGCCGCGCCGGCTTCGCCTGCAGAACGGCGCGCCGAGCGCAAACCGCCCTCCCGCTGA
- a CDS encoding HNH endonuclease gives MIIAQRKVLLLNASYEPLGLVSVPRALRMVWQRTAEVLEKDGDRVLRTVRFTFACPSVVRLHEYVNVRKRRRSSGGLRTKILIRDRYRCQYCNKRGTAADLTLDHIVPRSRGGQSVAENLCACCHDCNQRKGDRTPDEARMPLLSNPAALWHDLDLTALHHAAASRPEWRKYLYLDDAAAA, from the coding sequence TTGATCATTGCGCAACGGAAAGTCCTCCTGCTCAATGCCTCGTATGAACCGCTCGGTCTGGTCTCGGTGCCACGCGCTCTGCGTATGGTCTGGCAGCGGACGGCCGAGGTCCTCGAAAAGGATGGCGACCGGGTTTTGCGAACGGTGCGGTTTACGTTCGCCTGTCCCTCGGTGGTGCGGTTACACGAGTACGTCAACGTCCGCAAGCGGCGGCGCTCATCGGGTGGGTTGCGGACGAAGATTCTCATCCGTGACCGGTACCGGTGCCAATACTGCAACAAGCGGGGCACGGCCGCTGACCTGACGCTGGACCACATCGTACCCCGGTCACGGGGTGGACAGTCAGTGGCTGAAAACCTTTGCGCCTGCTGCCACGACTGCAACCAGCGCAAGGGCGACCGGACCCCGGATGAGGCCCGCATGCCACTGCTGTCGAATCCGGCCGCCCTGTGGCATGACCTTGACCTGACGGCGCTGCATCACGCCGCGGCCTCCCGTCCGGAGTGGCGTAAGTATCTCTATCTTGACGATGCGGCGGCTGCCTGA
- a CDS encoding universal stress protein codes for MPADYTVRKVLVATDGSPASFAAISDLVHAGLPPEGEAVVLSIADRVPLFPPRTPEEILYLEDARLAVPRHWARSAADILRRRFPQWVVREETRAGAPAREILNFADEWSPDLIVLGSHGRSTLGRLFFGSVSRKVMLEARSAVRIGRRLERPDSEPLRILVGVDETPASEVVVAALSARHFPPQTQVKLVTATGVFEYFSSDILGSSVAVVPSDTIDELRRTAAEAATAVQEKLLAAYPDWKVTLSREVIEGDPKSVLLDIAEKWPADAVVLGTRDLSGAERFFIGSVSSAIVAHAPCTVEVIRRRDEADGSTPS; via the coding sequence ATGCCTGCTGATTACACGGTTCGTAAGGTTTTGGTTGCCACGGATGGCTCCCCGGCGAGCTTTGCCGCCATTTCCGACCTGGTTCACGCCGGATTGCCGCCGGAGGGCGAGGCCGTTGTCCTTTCCATTGCCGACCGGGTGCCGCTGTTTCCACCACGGACCCCGGAGGAAATCCTGTATCTCGAAGACGCCCGTCTGGCCGTGCCGCGCCACTGGGCGCGCAGCGCCGCGGACATTCTCCGCCGCCGCTTTCCGCAGTGGGTCGTGCGCGAGGAAACCCGCGCCGGCGCGCCGGCGCGGGAGATTCTCAACTTTGCCGATGAATGGTCGCCGGATTTGATTGTGCTGGGTTCCCACGGACGCTCGACCCTGGGGCGGCTGTTTTTCGGAAGTGTGTCGCGCAAGGTCATGCTGGAGGCACGCTCGGCCGTACGGATTGGCCGCCGGCTGGAACGTCCTGACAGTGAGCCGCTGCGCATTCTGGTGGGGGTGGATGAAACTCCGGCTTCCGAAGTGGTCGTGGCGGCGCTGTCCGCGCGCCATTTTCCACCCCAGACCCAGGTCAAGCTGGTGACGGCGACCGGCGTCTTTGAGTATTTCAGCAGCGATATTCTGGGGAGCAGCGTGGCCGTGGTGCCGTCCGACACAATTGATGAGTTGCGTCGCACGGCGGCCGAGGCGGCCACTGCGGTACAGGAAAAACTGCTGGCGGCCTATCCCGATTGGAAAGTGACCCTGTCGCGGGAAGTCATCGAGGGCGATCCCAAGAGTGTTTTACTGGACATCGCCGAGAAGTGGCCCGCCGATGCGGTGGTCCTCGGCACGCGCGACCTTTCCGGGGCAGAGCGGTTTTTCATCGGGAGTGTGTCGTCGGCCATCGTCGCCCATGCGCCATGTACGGTCGAAGTCATCCGCCGCCGGGATGAAGCGGACGGCTCAACGCCTTCCTGA
- a CDS encoding superoxide dismutase, with translation MTESRRTFLKATALTTAGFALGSTFEALASAVDDDKLAAASRLTDAEGQFVLPPLPYEYKALEPVIDEATVRLHHDVHHKAYVDGANKALKQLAAARAEGNFDLVKHWSRELAFHGSGHVLHTLYWTSLTPATGSEPKGELSRAIDRDFGDLAKLKAHLTKATVAVEASGWGVLAYNVLDRRLMVLQVEKHQDLTVWGAVPLLVIDVWEHAYYLKYQSRRAEYVAAVWDALDWTAAGLRFEAARKAA, from the coding sequence ATGACTGAATCCCGACGCACATTTCTGAAGGCAACCGCCCTGACGACCGCTGGCTTTGCCCTGGGAAGCACCTTTGAGGCACTGGCTTCTGCGGTGGACGACGACAAGCTCGCTGCCGCCAGCCGTCTGACCGATGCTGAAGGGCAGTTTGTGCTGCCGCCGCTTCCGTACGAGTACAAGGCCCTGGAGCCGGTCATTGATGAAGCGACGGTACGCCTGCACCACGACGTACATCACAAGGCGTATGTTGATGGCGCGAACAAGGCGCTGAAGCAGCTTGCCGCCGCCCGTGCCGAAGGGAACTTCGATCTCGTCAAGCACTGGTCGCGCGAACTGGCCTTTCACGGTTCGGGGCACGTCCTGCACACGCTCTACTGGACGAGCCTGACGCCTGCCACGGGCAGCGAACCCAAAGGTGAGCTGAGCCGCGCCATTGACCGGGATTTTGGCGACCTGGCCAAGCTCAAAGCCCATCTGACCAAGGCGACGGTGGCCGTTGAGGCATCAGGCTGGGGTGTGCTGGCCTACAACGTGCTCGACCGGCGGCTGATGGTGTTGCAGGTGGAGAAGCACCAGGACCTGACCGTGTGGGGAGCAGTTCCGCTGCTGGTCATTGATGTCTGGGAGCACGCCTACTATTTGAAGTATCAGAGCCGCCGCGCCGAGTATGTTGCCGCTGTGTGGGATGCGCTCGACTGGACGGCTGCCGGTCTTCGCTTCGAGGCGGCCCGGAAGGCCGCCTGA
- a CDS encoding flavodoxin family protein — protein MTSVTIVYHSGYGHTAAQAAAVLEGVQSVPGVSAQLIRVEDVENHWETLDRSDAIVFGSPTYMGSVSGPFKTFMDATSRRWLQQAWKDKIAAGFTNSGSLSGDKLNTLVQLAIFAAQHGMLWVGQAELPAGRADDAINRIGSMLGAAAQSDHGSTGPSEGDLATAERFGARVAKAAQRWQRGATT, from the coding sequence ATGACGAGCGTAACGATTGTTTACCACAGTGGCTACGGCCACACGGCTGCGCAGGCGGCCGCTGTTCTCGAAGGCGTCCAAAGTGTGCCGGGGGTTTCGGCGCAGCTTATCCGTGTCGAGGACGTTGAAAACCACTGGGAAACCCTGGATAGGTCGGATGCCATTGTGTTTGGCTCGCCAACCTACATGGGGAGCGTGTCGGGGCCATTCAAAACCTTTATGGATGCCACGTCGCGCCGCTGGCTTCAGCAGGCGTGGAAAGACAAAATTGCCGCCGGGTTTACCAACTCCGGCAGCCTGAGTGGTGACAAACTCAATACGCTCGTGCAGTTGGCCATTTTTGCCGCCCAGCACGGCATGCTGTGGGTTGGACAGGCAGAACTGCCAGCCGGACGCGCTGACGACGCCATCAACCGGATTGGAAGCATGCTTGGCGCGGCCGCCCAATCCGATCACGGCAGCACGGGGCCGTCCGAAGGCGACCTGGCTACGGCAGAACGATTTGGTGCGCGCGTGGCCAAGGCTGCCCAACGCTGGCAACGCGGCGCTACCACCTGA
- a CDS encoding isoaspartyl peptidase/L-asparaginase family protein, whose translation MNHIWSRRAFLSTALATTAAAIVRGAPSQPIAFAIHGGAGVIEKGSMTPEREAQYRLKLTETVTAGHQVLKRGGTALDAVVTAIVLLEDSGIFNAGKGAVFTSAGTCELDASIMNGANRAAGAVAGVKRIKNPIRAARAVMEHSPHVLMVGSGAEAFAAERGLTLVSPKYFGTEEGRRELEKIKAEEARRKKVARQFPSEPAAAAKFGTVGAVALDAQGNLAAGTSTGGMSNKRFGRVGDAPIIGAGTYADNATCAVSCTGHGEYFIRSVVAYDIAALMAYKGLSLKEAAEEVILRKLVTMGGIGGAIALDRQGNIALPFNSPGMHRASIDPDGRLFVGIYRDDG comes from the coding sequence ATGAACCACATCTGGTCACGCCGTGCGTTTTTGTCCACGGCTCTTGCCACAACGGCGGCGGCAATCGTCCGCGGCGCTCCATCACAACCGATCGCTTTTGCCATCCACGGCGGAGCTGGCGTCATCGAGAAAGGTTCCATGACGCCGGAACGCGAAGCGCAGTACCGGCTGAAACTGACCGAAACCGTCACGGCCGGCCACCAGGTCCTGAAGCGCGGTGGTACGGCACTGGATGCTGTGGTGACGGCCATCGTCCTGCTCGAGGATTCCGGCATCTTCAACGCCGGCAAGGGGGCCGTGTTCACCAGCGCCGGCACGTGTGAACTCGACGCCTCGATTATGAACGGGGCCAACCGGGCGGCCGGGGCCGTGGCCGGCGTCAAACGCATCAAAAACCCCATTCGTGCGGCGCGGGCCGTGATGGAGCACTCCCCGCACGTGCTGATGGTCGGGAGCGGTGCCGAAGCCTTTGCCGCCGAGCGCGGACTGACACTCGTTTCGCCAAAGTACTTCGGGACGGAAGAAGGTCGGCGCGAACTTGAAAAAATCAAGGCCGAGGAAGCCAGGCGCAAGAAAGTCGCCCGGCAGTTTCCATCTGAACCGGCGGCAGCAGCCAAGTTCGGGACAGTTGGCGCCGTGGCGCTCGATGCCCAGGGCAACCTCGCGGCCGGAACTTCAACCGGCGGGATGAGCAACAAGCGCTTTGGGCGGGTCGGGGACGCGCCCATCATCGGCGCCGGCACCTATGCCGACAACGCGACCTGCGCCGTTTCCTGCACCGGGCATGGCGAGTATTTCATCCGGTCGGTTGTGGCCTACGACATTGCCGCCCTGATGGCCTACAAGGGCTTGTCCCTGAAGGAAGCCGCCGAAGAAGTCATCCTGCGCAAGCTCGTCACCATGGGCGGCATTGGCGGTGCGATTGCCCTTGACCGGCAGGGCAACATCGCCCTGCCCTTCAATTCACCGGGCATGCATCGCGCCAGCATTGACCCGGACGGACGGCTTTTTGTCGGCATCTACCGCGATGACGGGTAA
- the moaA gene encoding GTP 3',8-cyclase MoaA, which yields MTYAHPRTVHLHPLLRDAHGRVIRDLRISITDRCNFRCTYCMPDEGVTWKAAGELLTLDEILALARVFVGLGIEKIRLTGGEALLRDDVVALTRALRQLPGVKDLALTTNGYRFEQYAAALAEAGLQRITISLDSLREETFHRLTRVRALDRVLRAIELAHRYRLTPVRVNCVLMRGVNDGEIEDFADFARAWDVSLRFIEYMPLDGPGEWQPTLVVPGREVRDRIQARYPLIPIAGQSPSETARRYRFADGAPGEIGIIAPVTEPFCGACSRLRLTADGKLRTCLFSVVEYDLRDALRAGAGQRELAERILTAVAQKEAGHRINEPDFIPPSRTMSCIGG from the coding sequence ATGACCTACGCCCATCCCCGGACCGTCCACCTGCACCCACTGCTCCGCGATGCCCACGGGCGCGTCATCCGCGACCTGCGCATTTCAATCACGGACCGGTGCAACTTTCGCTGTACCTACTGCATGCCGGACGAAGGCGTGACGTGGAAAGCCGCCGGAGAACTGCTCACCCTGGATGAAATTCTGGCGCTGGCGCGGGTGTTCGTCGGATTGGGGATCGAGAAAATCCGTCTCACCGGAGGCGAGGCGCTGCTGCGTGACGACGTTGTGGCGCTGACGCGCGCCCTGCGCCAGTTACCGGGGGTGAAAGACCTGGCGCTGACGACCAACGGCTACCGGTTCGAGCAGTATGCGGCCGCCTTGGCCGAAGCCGGACTGCAACGCATCACCATCAGCCTGGATTCGCTGCGCGAAGAAACCTTTCACCGCCTGACGCGCGTCAGGGCGCTGGACCGTGTGCTGCGCGCCATCGAGCTGGCGCATCGCTACCGGCTCACACCGGTGCGCGTCAACTGCGTGCTCATGCGTGGCGTCAACGATGGCGAAATCGAAGACTTTGCCGACTTTGCCCGCGCCTGGGATGTGAGCCTGCGGTTCATCGAGTACATGCCGCTCGATGGGCCGGGCGAGTGGCAACCGACGCTGGTCGTGCCCGGCCGGGAAGTCCGCGACCGCATTCAGGCGCGCTATCCGCTCATCCCCATCGCCGGACAGTCACCCAGCGAAACGGCCCGGCGGTACCGTTTCGCCGATGGTGCGCCGGGTGAAATCGGCATCATTGCCCCTGTCACCGAGCCGTTCTGTGGCGCGTGCAGTCGCCTGCGGCTGACCGCCGACGGCAAACTTCGGACATGCCTTTTTTCGGTCGTTGAGTATGATTTACGCGATGCGCTGCGGGCCGGGGCCGGGCAGCGGGAACTGGCTGAGCGCATCCTGACGGCGGTTGCCCAAAAAGAAGCCGGGCACCGCATCAACGAACCCGATTTCATCCCGCCGAGCCGCACGATGTCCTGCATTGGCGGGTGA
- a CDS encoding SCP2 sterol-binding domain-containing protein, giving the protein MPDKPSSPIAAIFSNLEKKYRPGAYTKPTTFYFSLDDEKWTVTLDARACRVTRGKVTDQADVVLKTSSDLFLQMWRGEYQPGAGDFFTGRIKSNDPQALKTFMAAFS; this is encoded by the coding sequence ATGCCGGACAAACCCAGCTCGCCGATTGCGGCCATTTTCAGCAACCTTGAGAAGAAATACCGCCCCGGGGCCTACACCAAACCGACGACGTTTTACTTCTCGCTGGATGACGAGAAATGGACGGTGACGCTGGATGCCAGGGCTTGCCGCGTGACCAGGGGCAAGGTGACGGATCAGGCCGATGTGGTGTTGAAAACATCATCTGACCTGTTCCTGCAGATGTGGCGCGGCGAATACCAGCCCGGCGCCGGCGATTTTTTCACCGGACGCATCAAGTCCAATGACCCACAGGCACTCAAGACCTTCATGGCGGCTTTCTCGTGA